Proteins encoded together in one bacterium window:
- a CDS encoding metallophosphoesterase gives MSCRFVVLSDTHFTAPPSSCESTWWNRTTERFSECMGEALVRLVRKLDPDFVVHCGDLVGVCSGGSFDFGAAVMDRFGCPWYAVPGNHDTWCSAPRARLKERYGITGQSCSYVRDLGGLRFFFLDTAYWYGYDGSVSPVLDREKYDSGAIKSIGPAEADKCWLENGLVRSEMPAVLVTHAPVAFREAYPAATLPGGLPVESPLTYPRRFIDDMIGREELLSLVRGSTAVKACFAGHWHIHDALKDHGVWHIMTAALREYPYEIRLVEFNAGVFEMSTHELDLPELRELSYVKEWGNRWVRGEKNVRFLKCVFR, from the coding sequence ATGTCTTGTCGCTTTGTTGTTTTGAGCGATACCCACTTCACCGCCCCGCCCTCATCCTGTGAAAGCACCTGGTGGAACCGGACAACGGAGCGTTTTTCCGAATGCATGGGGGAAGCTCTTGTCAGGCTTGTCAGGAAACTCGACCCGGATTTTGTCGTCCACTGCGGTGATCTTGTCGGCGTATGTTCCGGCGGGAGTTTCGATTTCGGAGCGGCTGTCATGGATCGTTTCGGCTGCCCCTGGTATGCTGTTCCCGGAAATCATGACACCTGGTGCTCCGCGCCCCGCGCCCGTCTGAAAGAACGGTACGGAATTACCGGTCAGTCCTGTTCGTATGTTCGTGATCTCGGCGGCCTGCGCTTTTTCTTTCTTGATACGGCGTACTGGTACGGGTATGACGGGAGTGTTTCCCCGGTTCTTGACCGTGAGAAGTATGATTCCGGTGCGATTAAAAGTATCGGGCCTGCCGAAGCCGATAAATGCTGGCTGGAGAACGGGCTCGTGCGCTCGGAAATGCCTGCGGTTCTGGTAACGCATGCTCCCGTTGCCTTCCGGGAGGCTTATCCGGCTGCAACACTGCCTGGGGGTCTTCCGGTTGAAAGTCCTCTGACATACCCCCGGCGTTTCATCGATGATATGATCGGCCGTGAAGAGCTCCTGAGCCTTGTCCGGGGCAGCACTGCGGTCAAGGCCTGTTTCGCGGGGCACTGGCACATCCACGATGCATTGAAAGATCATGGCGTATGGCACATCATGACCGCCGCGCTCAGGGAGTATCCCTACGAAATCCGTCTCGTCGAATTCAATGCCGGTGTTTTCGAAATGAGCACTCATGAGCTCGATTTACCGGAACTCAGAGAATTATCCTATGTAAAGGAATGGGGTAACCGGTGGGTAAGGGGGGAAAAAAACGTACGGTTCCTGAAATGCGTGTTCCGCTGA